A stretch of Oncorhynchus gorbuscha isolate QuinsamMale2020 ecotype Even-year linkage group LG24, OgorEven_v1.0, whole genome shotgun sequence DNA encodes these proteins:
- the LOC124012534 gene encoding dyslexia-associated protein KIAA0319-like protein → MSYAYQNLFSWSRPRLTQPHLLFLSLSFLCRLVAPAGVSAEICRVTGGVLGIHWSSVVDLGWRPLAVGRGSASCWDSCCLQPACSAVWSLGGHCVLLNCSNRGVCEVTSLPQPHTESLGFLQLFSKGTTTAQRRRLRRAQTGKGSEAVSQKHGSDHKRSSTGVSKDEELPAPTVGGTSGVAFPQTSKNNSQLTDGSGEAPSPSQQNSKSEDTIGPASSNSSSVLPANAPTITTSPTQAVRELVVSAGESVEVTLPRNEVELNAFVVPAPQPGTDYAFDWLLRTHPKDYSGEMEGKHSETLKLSKLTVGLYEFEVTVDGDGAHGEGYVNVTVKPEPRVNKLPVAVVSPKFQEISLPTSSTVIDGSQSTDDDKVVAWHWEEVKGPLREEKVSADTQILTLIGLVPGNYTFSLTVTDSDGAQSSTQATLSVNKAVDYRPVANAGPNQVITLPRNAVTLHGNQSTDDREPLAYEWSLSPESKGKVVEMQGVRTPALQLSAMQEGDYTFQLTVTDTAGQQDTAQVTVIVQPENNKPPVADAGPEKELTLPVDRTTLDGSKSTDDQNISTYHWKQSKGPDGVKIENADGAVATVTGLQVGEYEFSLTVTDERKLANTDTVTVIVREELDQPPVAHVQSSPAISLPLRTAALDGSHSTDDKGGVGYLWTRDESSPAAGDVLNNSDHQAVLFLTNLVEGKYSFTLTVTDSKGQSSSDRGTVEVKPDVWQRDLVELVLEVSVSQVSHRQRDMLLRQVGVLLGVLDSDIIVREVSAFNEHSTRLVFLVSGGPGRPPLSGHSVALGLRNKLRKQKNDFLIFKARRVDTVICQLNCSSHGDCDSFTRTCICQPFWMENFIKGQLWDQESNCEWSVLYVTIASFMSVVAIATLVWGMVCCCRGRKGKMRHKSKSRYKMLNGEEQDGLELHPPRAGRMKPAPAPSSSALMRSDSDLDSDDGQGGVPWTDRERGHLLRPHNGTLENGQGPTRNKKQREELL, encoded by the exons gTGTATCTGCTGAGATCTGCAGGGTGACGGGGGGAGTGTTGGGGATCCACTGGAGCAGCGTGGTCGATTTAGGCTGGCGCCCCCTGGCCGTGGGGAGGGGCAGCGCCAGCTGCTGGGACTCCTGCTGCCTTCAGCCAGCCTGCAGTGCCGTCTGGAGCCTGGGGGGGCACTGTGTGCTGCTGAACTGCTCCAACAGAGGAGTCTGTGAAGTCACATCTCTCCCCCAGCCCCACACTGAGTCCCTGGGGTTCCTACAGCTATTTTCAAAGGGCACCACCACAGCTCAGAGGAGAAGGCTCAGGCGGGCACAAACAGGAAAGGGAAGTGAGGCCGTAAGCCAGAAACATGGGTCGGACCACAAACGTTCTAGCACT GGAGTTTCCAAGGATGAAGAGCTTCCGGCTCCAACAGTCGGCGGCACCAGCGGAGTAGCTTTCCCTCAAACATCTAAGAATAACAGCCAGCTAACTGATGGAAGTGGAGAAGCGCCATCACCCTCACAGCAGAACTCTAAATCGGAGGACACCATAGGCCCAGCATCTTCCAACAGCAGCTCTGTGCTTCCCGCTAATGCTCCTACAATCACTACATCACCAACCCAGGCTG TCCGGGAATTGGTGGTGTCGGCAGGCGAGAGTGTGGAGGTCACGCTACCGCGCAACGAGGTGGAACTCAACGCCTTTGTGGTGCCAGCGCCCCAGCCAG GGACCGACTATGCATTTGACTGGCTCTTGAGGACTCACCCCAAAGACTacagtggagagatggaggggaaacaCAGCGAGACGCTCAAACTCAGCAAG CTGACGGTGGGACTGTATGAGTTTGAGGTGACCGTGGACGGTGACGGCGCACACGGAGAGGGCTATGTCAACGTCACAGTCAAACCCG AGCCACGGGTAAACAAGCTCCCCGTCGCTGTGGTTTCCCCAAAGTTCCAGGAGATATCCTTGCCAACCAGCTCCACCGTGATCGACGGCAGCC AGAGCACAGACGACGACAAGGTGGTGGCGTGGCactgggaggaggtgaagggCCCGCTGAGGGAGGAGAAGGTCTCTGCAGACACCCAAATCCTCACCCTCATCGGCCTGGTCCCAGGGAACTACACATTCAG TCTGACTGTTACGGACTCGGACGGGGCCCAGAGCTCCACCCAGGCCACGCTGTCGGTCAACAAGGCGGTGGACTACCGGCCAGTGGCCAACGCCGGGCCCAACCAGGTCATCACGCTCCCGCGCAACGCTGTCACACTACATGGCAACCAGAGCACGGACGACCGCGAGCCGCTGGCCTACGAGTGGTCGCTCAGCCCCGAGAGCAAGGGCAAGGTGGTGGAGATGCAG GGAGTCCGGACTCCCGCTCTGCAGCTGTCTGCCATGCAGGAAGGAGACTACACCTTCCAGCTCACTGTCACAGACACAGCCGGACAGCAGGACACGGCACAGGTCACTGTTATCGTCCAGCCAG AGAACAATAAGCCCCCAGTAGCAGACGCCGGTCCAGAGAAGGAGCTGACCCTACCTGTGGACCGCACCACTCTGGACGGCAGCAAGAGCACGGACGACCAGAATATCTCCACCTACCACTGGAAACAGAGCAA aggTCCGGACGGAGTGAAGATCGAGAACGCCGATGGCGCCGTTGCCACGGTGACGGGGCTGCAGGTGGGCGAGTACGAGTTCAGTCTGACTGTGACGGACGAGAGGAAGCTGGCGAACACCGACACGGTCACGGTCATCGTCCGAGAGG AGTTAGACCAACCCCCAGTAGCCCATGTCCAGTCCAGCCCGGCCATCTCTCTGCCCCTGCGGACTGCAGCCCTGGACGGCTCCCACTCCACAGACGACAAGGGTGGAGTCGGCTACTTGTGGACCCGTGACGAAAGTAGTCCTGCagcaggg GACGTACTGAACAACTCTGACCACCAGGCGGTGCTGTTTCTCACTAACCTGGTGGAGGGAAAGTACAGCTTCACTCTGACTGTGACAGACAGCAAGGGCCAGAGCAGCTCAGACAGAGGGACTGTAGAGGTCAAACCGG acGTGTGGCAGCGTGACCTGGTGGAGCTGGTGCTGGAGGTGTCTGTGTCCCAGGTGTCCCACCGCCAGAGAGACATGCTGCTCAGACAGGTGGGCGTGCTGCTGGGCGTGCTCGACAGTGACATCATCGTACGGGAGGTCAGCGCCTTCAACGAGCACAG tacTCGACTGGTGTTCTTGGTGTCTGGGGGTCCGGGTCGCCCCCCACTGTCCGGTCACAGTGTGGCTCTGGGGCTGCGCAACAAGCTACGCAAACAGAAGAACGACTTCCTCATCTTCAAGGCACGGCGGGTGGACACAGTCA TCTGCCAGCTGAACTGCTCCAGTCACGGGGATTGCGACTCGTTCACGCGGACCTGTATCTGCCAACCCTTCTGGATGGAGAATTTCATCAAAGGACAGCTGTGGGACCAAGAGAGCAACTGTG AATGGAGTGTGCTGTATGTGACCATAGCGTCCTTCATGAGCGTGGTTGCCATCGCGACCTTAGTCTGGGGAATGGTGTGTTGTTGCCGCGG GCGTAAGGGTAAAATGCGCCACAAGAGCAAAAGCCGCTATAAGATGCTTAATGGCGAAGAGCAGGACGGCCTGGAGCTACACCCACCCCGagctg GCCGAATGAAGCCGGCCCCCGCCCCCTCGTCCTCAGCCCTCATGCGCTCTGACTCAGACTTGGACAGTGACGACGGCCAGGGAGGGGTCCCATGGACAGACAGGGAACGAGGACACCTCCTCCGACCCCACAACGGCACCCTGGAAAACGGCCAGGGCCCCACCAGGAACAAAAAGCAAAGAGAGGAGCTGCTATAG